Part of the Natronobacterium gregoryi SP2 genome, GTCGACGGCCTCGTGGGCTGCCTGGGCTGCCGCGAACAGTTCGCCGATATCGTCCGTCTCGATCACTGTTCCCATCGGATTCGTCTCGTACTCGACGTTGTACTCCTCCAGGGCAGCGACCGCCTCCGCGACCTCGTCGCTCATACTGTCCTCGATCACTGGTGCGACGCTCAGTAGTGCAACGACTGTCATACTCGACCCTCGGACCGGCGGACAATAAAAACGGTTCACAGGCGGTACCAGGCAGATGCCACGAGGCTTGAGCCCGTGGAGTACAAGATCGAATCCACTGAGTTGTTCGTGGAGACGCCGAACCCTGCGTACACGAGTCAGGTATTCGTGTTGTGGGTTTACCACGAGGATAACCCAACGACAAGGAGTTCGATTGCGTGGATTGCAGGTAGAAGATGAACGCTGATTACAATGTGGTCATCAGACTCGTCTGATGAGCAGCAAACGCAAAGCGTTTGCGACGGCGAAGAACATCCCAACCGATACTGCGGGTATATCCATCGCGGGCAGACGTCTCGCGGTGGATGGGCTACTAGTCAACTAACCCGAGCATGTCATAGAATCGTTCGCAGCGATCAGTAGAGATGCCTATTGATACTGATGGATAAAACTTCATGTATCTCTAGATGCGGGGGAATAGTATGGCGACGTTGGAGAACGTCTCTGTCGAAGACCTCCGCCAGATCTTGGCGGAGGTCGATGATGCCGATGCAACAAAGCGGCTCATGGCCGCGATCACCTACAAAGAGATAGAAGATCTAACGCAAGCAGAAGCCGCCGCACTCTATGGATTTTCCAGCAGTTGGGCCTCGAAATGGTTCAATCGACTCGAACGGCTCGCCGACGAGCCGTTCGAGGAGGTCGTCTACGACAAACCACGAGAGGGCAGACCATCCGAACTCTCTGACGACGAGCACGAGCAGTTTGTTGAGGTACTTCACGAG contains:
- a CDS encoding MTH1187 family thiamine-binding protein, whose translation is MTVVALLSVAPVIEDSMSDEVAEAVAALEEYNVEYETNPMGTVIETDDIGELFAAAQAAHEAVDGDRVSTVLKIDDKRTSETTAAAKVEAVEEKLGRPPTSMDE